Proteins found in one Amphiprion ocellaris isolate individual 3 ecotype Okinawa chromosome 22, ASM2253959v1, whole genome shotgun sequence genomic segment:
- the LOC129348059 gene encoding uncharacterized protein LOC129348059, with translation MDFYWTTRRPSNRTNKFSDSPTCGSEDVTEPRSSRPPVCGCLSAERITTDLTVNTVDTHLRETLPKISRLLGRGLSGPAPERLHQLHLLLKRPSDAAISDLKEELLLSLCNETAVILKTQLLAALSESLTPIKTELQTVKSELWISISNIKSDPGVLKHAVGETETSLSTSPTTSSHSKAEHLSAELLKVDNKGEECEQQQTVSSGTDVIRKKSLSFFFSFWLT, from the exons atggacttctactggaccacacggaggccttcaaaccggaccaacaagttcagcgactccccgacttgtgggtctgaggacgtcaccgagcctcggtccagccggcctcctgtctgtgggtgtttgagtgctgagag gattaccacagacctgaccgtgaacaccgttgacacccacctgagggagacgctgcctaagatctcaaggctgcttggtcgtggtctttctggtcctgctccagaacgccttcatcaactacatcttcttttgaagaggccctcagatgctgcaatctctgaccttaaggaggaactgctactttcactctgtaacgagacagcggttattttaaagacccagctcctggcggctttgagtgaaagtttaacacccatcaaaacggaactgcagacagttaaatctgagctgtggatcagtatttcaaacatcaagtccgacccaggcgtcctaaagcacgctgtgggtgaaacggaaacttcactctccacatcaccgacgacatcgtcacactccaaagcagagcacctgtctgctgaacttttaaaagtggacaataaaggagaagaatgtgagcagcagcagactgtgagcagtggaacagatgtgatcagaaagaagtcactttcttttttcttttctttctggttgacttga